AAGTCGGTGTAGCTGGTGATGATCGCGGTGAACACGATCACCGCGATGCCGAGCTGGTTGGCGGCGAGCAGCAGCGACGCGTTGCTGTTGCGCTGTAGCCAGATCAGCTCGCGCAGCTTGCCCGGGGTGAGCATGTCGACCAGCATGAAGCCGGCCGCCATCAGGCCGATCCCGACCATGCCGTAGACGATGCTGTGCCAAGCGCCGGTGAACAGGTCCTCCCACATGGTGCGCGTCCTCTCCGGTCAGCGAAACCAGGGC
This genomic interval from Asanoa ferruginea contains the following:
- a CDS encoding DUF350 domain-containing protein; the protein is MWEDLFTGAWHSIVYGMVGIGLMAAGFMLVDMLTPGKLRELIWLQRNSNASLLLAANQLGIAVIVFTAIITSYTDFGQGLASTVLFGILGIVLMGVAFLVLDMLTPGNLGEIICDEQPHPAAKVSAASHFGVALIVAACIA